CAGAAAAAGGGAACTTGTTACTCCCTTTACCAATAAAGTCAAACAACAGAACATGGATCAGACGTTAAGCGGTTTCGGTACCGTATTCGTGTTTCTCGTACTCGGTATTGTGTTCGTCGTAGGTGGTTACCTGACGGCGAGAATGCTCAGGCCGAGCAGACCCAACCCCGAAAAGAATTCTACCTACGAGTGCGGCGAGCATGCTGTCGGCAGCGCGTGGGTCAAGTTCAATATCCGATTTTATGTCGTTGCCCTCATTTTTATCATTTTCGACGTTGAAGTCGTCTTCCTCT
The nucleotide sequence above comes from Chlorobaculum tepidum TLS. Encoded proteins:
- a CDS encoding NADH-quinone oxidoreductase subunit A, with the protein product MDQTLSGFGTVFVFLVLGIVFVVGGYLTARMLRPSRPNPEKNSTYECGEHAVGSAWVKFNIRFYVVALIFIIFDVEVVFLYPWATVFKQLGAFALVEVLIFVGILVLGLVYAWVKGDLDWVRPTPNIPKMPEMPVRRSGKANG